A genome region from Triticum aestivum cultivar Chinese Spring chromosome 2B, IWGSC CS RefSeq v2.1, whole genome shotgun sequence includes the following:
- the LOC123046021 gene encoding probable ascorbate-specific transmembrane electron transporter 2, which translates to MAGALGVKATPFTYAAHALGAAAAAMVLVWCIHFRGGLALEAVNKNLIFNVHPVLMLIGFIILGSEAIMVYKVFPGLSHDTAKLTHLILHAIAIVLGAVGIYCAFKFHNESGIANLYSLHSWLGIGAISLYGIQWIFGFVTFFFPGAAPDVRRGALPWHALFGLFVYVLTLATAELGFLEKMTFLQSSGLDKYGPEALLVNFTALVVVLFGAAVVVAAVAPAAKVDEPEGYAPIPVIG; encoded by the exons ATGGCGGGTGCGCTGGGCGTGAAGGCGACGCCGTTCACCTACGCGGCGCACgcgctgggcgcggcggcggcggccatggtgctCGTCTGGTGCATCCACTTCCGCGGCGGCCTCGCCCTCGAGGCGGTCAACAAGAACCTCATCTTCAAC GTCCACCCTGTTCTTATGCTCATCGGCTTCATTATCCTTGGCAGTGAAG CCATAATGGTCTACAAGGTATTTCCGGGCCTGAGCCACGACACGGCCAAGCTGACCCACCTGATCCTCCACGCGATCGCCATCGTCCTCGGCGCCGTCGGGATCTACTGCGCCTTCAAGTTCCACAACGAGAGCGGGATCGCCAACCTCTACAGCCTGCACTCCTGGCTCGGGATCGGAGCCATTTCTCTCTACGGAATCCAG TGGATATTTGGGTTCGTGACGTTCTTCTTCCCCGGGGCGGCGCCGGACGTGAGGCGCGGGGCTCTGCCGTGGCACGCGTTGTTCGGGCTCTTCGTCTACGTGCTCACGCTGGCAACGGCGGAGCTCGGGTTCCTGGAGAAGATGACGTTCCTGCAGAGCTCCGGGCTCGACAAGTACGGCCCGGAGGCGCTCCTTGTCAACTTCACGGCCCTCGTCGTCGTGCTCTTCGGCGCCGCCGTGGTCGTCGCTGCCGTCGCTCCTGCGGCTAAGGTGGACGAACCGGAGGGATATGCTCCGATCCCTGTCATCGGTTAG